Proteins encoded by one window of Candidatus Binataceae bacterium:
- a CDS encoding arylsulfatase, with protein sequence MHDRKNKWYAAVLLVCALAGLSIAGTAWAQEKKPNILVIMGDDVGWFNIGAYNQGIMSGKTPNLDKLAAQGMRFTDYYAEASCTAGRANFITGELPLRTGLTTVGQAGADVGLPAQAVTLATVLKALGYETAQFGKNHLGDMNKYLPCVHGFDEYFGYLYHLDAMSDPYWFDYPQSWIDKTGPRDLVHCWATDTDDATVQPRWGKIGKQKIEDEGPLAPFPNMTDIQNWQRGRKAKYDMETFDDVLVKSTNGFMDKAKKDGKPFFIWHNTTRMHVFTYLPPKYQAIMNAEDNYNVEEAGMAQMDDSVGELLKHLEEIGEADNTIVIFTTDNGAEVFTWPDGGMTPFRATKGTVFEGGFRVPAIIRWPGHVKPGAVENGIFSGLDWLPTLADAAGNPDITNQLLKGVTLAGRTYKNHLDGYDQMDVVTGKGPSKRHEIFYFGGPHLGAVRIDDFKFQFFQQPYGWPGEKVTTDMPTIVNIRQDPFERTPSIRGETTNAMGGGYMNDFYAREFWRFVMVQQYVGKLAMTAIDYPPMQAPATFNLQAVKEKIQEMMKEHEGQ encoded by the coding sequence ATGCATGACCGGAAAAACAAATGGTATGCAGCCGTGCTCTTGGTCTGCGCACTCGCAGGTCTGTCGATCGCAGGTACGGCCTGGGCTCAGGAAAAGAAGCCGAACATCCTCGTCATCATGGGTGACGACGTCGGTTGGTTCAACATTGGCGCCTACAACCAGGGAATCATGTCAGGCAAAACACCGAATCTCGACAAACTTGCCGCCCAAGGCATGAGGTTCACCGATTACTACGCCGAAGCTAGCTGTACTGCGGGGCGCGCCAATTTCATCACCGGCGAGTTGCCGCTCCGCACTGGATTGACGACCGTGGGCCAGGCCGGAGCAGACGTAGGATTGCCGGCTCAGGCTGTCACCCTCGCCACTGTCCTCAAAGCGCTGGGATACGAAACGGCTCAGTTCGGCAAGAACCATCTTGGCGATATGAACAAATACCTCCCATGCGTACATGGCTTTGACGAATACTTCGGCTATTTGTACCACCTCGACGCAATGTCGGATCCCTATTGGTTCGACTACCCGCAGAGCTGGATCGACAAGACCGGGCCACGCGACCTGGTGCACTGCTGGGCGACTGACACGGATGACGCCACCGTGCAGCCGCGCTGGGGCAAGATCGGAAAGCAGAAGATCGAAGATGAGGGTCCGCTTGCGCCGTTTCCGAACATGACTGATATCCAGAATTGGCAGCGTGGTCGCAAGGCGAAGTACGACATGGAGACCTTCGACGATGTGCTGGTGAAAAGCACGAACGGCTTCATGGACAAGGCTAAGAAGGACGGCAAGCCGTTTTTCATCTGGCACAACACTACACGCATGCATGTCTTTACCTACCTCCCGCCGAAGTACCAGGCGATTATGAACGCCGAGGACAACTACAATGTGGAAGAGGCCGGCATGGCGCAGATGGATGACAGTGTCGGCGAGCTCCTCAAACATCTCGAGGAGATAGGTGAGGCCGACAACACCATCGTGATCTTTACCACGGACAACGGCGCCGAAGTGTTCACCTGGCCCGACGGCGGCATGACGCCGTTTCGAGCGACCAAGGGCACCGTCTTTGAAGGTGGCTTCCGCGTGCCCGCGATTATTCGCTGGCCGGGCCACGTCAAGCCGGGCGCAGTCGAAAATGGCATTTTCTCCGGACTCGACTGGCTTCCCACTCTCGCTGATGCAGCCGGCAATCCTGACATCACCAACCAACTCCTGAAAGGAGTGACCCTGGCGGGCCGCACGTACAAGAATCACCTAGACGGCTATGACCAGATGGACGTGGTGACGGGCAAGGGACCATCCAAACGCCATGAAATCTTCTACTTCGGTGGCCCCCATCTCGGCGCCGTGCGGATCGATGATTTCAAGTTCCAGTTTTTCCAGCAGCCATATGGCTGGCCCGGGGAGAAGGTTACGACCGATATGCCCACCATCGTGAACATTCGCCAGGATCCGTTCGAGCGGACGCCGTCCATCCGCGGTGAAACTACCAACGCTATGGGTGGGGGATACATGAATGACTTTTACGCGCGCGAGTTCTGGCGGTTTGTGATGGTGCAGCAATACGTGGGCAAGCTGGCGATGACGGCCATCGACTATCCTCCGATGCAGGCGCCGGCGACTTTCAACCTTCAAGCGGTGAAAGAAAAAATCCAGGAGATGATGAAGGAGCACGAAGGTCAGTAG
- a CDS encoding Rrf2 family transcriptional regulator: MLSQKSKYALRALLVLAKEYGLGPVLISDIARRESLPHKFLEIILLELRNHGILASKKGRGGGYFLTRRPEQVHLGEVLRVLEGPLAPLPCVSKTAYARCAECPDERTCGIRMVMKDVRDATARILDQTSLADILKRVELAVEGKAALNYAI; this comes from the coding sequence TTGCTTTCGCAGAAGTCCAAATACGCGCTGAGAGCGTTGCTCGTGCTGGCCAAGGAATATGGGCTGGGTCCGGTGCTGATCTCCGATATCGCCCGGCGCGAGTCCCTGCCGCACAAGTTTCTCGAGATCATCCTGCTGGAACTGCGCAACCACGGCATCCTCGCGAGCAAGAAGGGCAGAGGCGGCGGCTACTTTCTCACCCGGCGTCCTGAACAAGTGCATCTGGGCGAGGTTCTGCGCGTGCTGGAAGGGCCGTTGGCGCCCCTCCCATGCGTGAGCAAAACCGCCTACGCGCGATGCGCGGAATGCCCCGACGAGCGCACCTGCGGCATCAGGATGGTCATGAAAGATGTGCGCGATGCGACTGCGCGGATTCTCGACCAGACCAGCCTGGCCGACATTCTAAAGCGCGTTGAACTGGCCGTT